In Pseudovibrio brasiliensis, the following are encoded in one genomic region:
- a CDS encoding HIT family protein, whose protein sequence is MTDCFVCTKHKTLTSNLMINIDGYDDFVVAHAPDRTEDGSNLIGALIIEPRTHVQNWSELNPVQAGKLGSLIGQITGILYAHENIEHVYTWVFGDAVAHLHVWLMPRYKGTPREYWGTKVTEWPEAPKGGYSEMAQFISEFKELMTESV, encoded by the coding sequence ATGACCGATTGCTTTGTCTGTACCAAACACAAGACCCTCACATCCAACCTGATGATCAATATCGATGGATATGACGACTTCGTTGTTGCACATGCTCCGGATCGGACTGAGGACGGGTCAAACCTCATTGGAGCTTTGATCATTGAGCCGCGAACTCACGTTCAGAATTGGTCAGAGCTCAACCCTGTACAGGCAGGCAAGCTTGGCTCTCTGATTGGGCAAATCACTGGTATCCTCTATGCTCATGAGAATATTGAGCACGTCTATACGTGGGTGTTTGGTGATGCAGTTGCCCATCTCCATGTCTGGCTCATGCCCCGCTACAAAGGCACACCTAGAGAGTACTGGGGGACAAAGGTAACCGAATGGCCAGAAGCTCCGAAAGGTGGGTATTCTGAGATGGCACAGTTCATCTCCGAGTTTAAAGAGCTGATGACCGAGAGCGTCTGA